The Novipirellula aureliae sequence GCCTCCTTTCGCCGAATCGCATAGTTTGTTGGTCTTGGGGGCTGTCTGTCCTGCGTACTCGGCGACCAAACCGCTGCGATCGGTTTCGATCACATGTCCGCGGCTGAGTGTCCCGAGCCCACCAAGAATTTGCCCGACGATCCGAGCGACCGTTGTTTTGCCCGTTCCCGGATTGCCGACAAAAGTCATATGTAAACTGATTGGCATCGTCGACAATCCGGTATCACGCCGCTGTTGTTGCAACTTTAGAAAGTTCGCGTAGCTGCGGATCCGATCCTTGACTTCTCTTAGTCCGATCAGCGATTCCAATTCTTTGAGTGCCGCTTGCAATTGTTTTTCGCGTGTCTCTTGACTTTCGGCTTCGGGCGTCGAGCCATCCGTTGCCGTCGCTTGCTGCTGAGCGTTTTGGTAGGCCGTTTTGGAAGGTCCTTCGGACGATGCATGTCCGAGCGGCGCCAGGATCGAAGCGGGGTCGGCGGGATGGAGCGCCATGTCGATCGATCGTTGCAACGTGTGTAGGACAACCGATTCTTCTGGCATCGTTTGGCCGTCACATTTGGCCACAAGATTGGCTAATCGCATCACGATCGTCTCGACTTGCACCTTGCTATCGGCCAACGGAGCGTAGCGGACGAAGGGTGCGACCAGAGATTCCCAAGACAACTTGTCGGCTTGTTCGAACAGTGATTCAGCTGCTTCGCGGAGATGGGGGCCGTGCATCTTTTGCCCCCACAAGTAGTCGATCATCTCTGCGGCGACTCGTTTTTCAGCGGCGCTCCAGCGGTCATCGGCACGGACGATCGTCACGTAAACTTTGATCAATAGTCCGCGATGAAGATCGTCCATCAATTCGACAAAGCGATTGGGATCGCCTTGAATCAAACTCGGATAGCGGCGAACCATCCATTTCCCGCAGTGCTGATAGAGTTTGCCACAATCGCGAAGTACGCGGCGGAGCATTCCAATCAGGCGGGTATTCTCAGGACTGTTCATGCGAATTTGCAGCCTCCTGCCGCGGCCCCCCTATTTCACCCCGTGCATCATGCGTTTAAGCATCGGCGTTAAGACGAGCAGGATAAAACCGGCGGAAGTGGGCAAGATAACCAGCAGCAAGAAGAATCCGGGAAGTCCGTCAAGGATAAACGACAAATCGGCTGGTTCCCCATTTTCGCCGGGCTTGAATTTGGTCGACAATGCTGCCAACAGTCCACCTGCCAGATTCGCTAGCGAGAACGAGAAGAACCAAGCACCCATCATCAACGATTGCAATCGTAGCGGAGCCAACTTCGTAATCATCGACAAACCGACTGGCGACAAACAGAGCTCGGCCCAAGTGCATACGACGTAGGTCACCAAAAGCCAATGTGGCGATGCCAGACCATTGGTATTCGCATCGATCGCACCAAGCACCATGGCGATGAAGGCCA is a genomic window containing:
- a CDS encoding AAA family ATPase → MNSPENTRLIGMLRRVLRDCGKLYQHCGKWMVRRYPSLIQGDPNRFVELMDDLHRGLLIKVYVTIVRADDRWSAAEKRVAAEMIDYLWGQKMHGPHLREAAESLFEQADKLSWESLVAPFVRYAPLADSKVQVETIVMRLANLVAKCDGQTMPEESVVLHTLQRSIDMALHPADPASILAPLGHASSEGPSKTAYQNAQQQATATDGSTPEAESQETREKQLQAALKELESLIGLREVKDRIRSYANFLKLQQQRRDTGLSTMPISLHMTFVGNPGTGKTTVARIVGQILGGLGTLSRGHVIETDRSGLVAEYAGQTAPKTNKLCDSAKGGVLFIDEAYSLVDSSGDDAYGREAIQTLLKRMEDDRESMAVILAGYSDEMAMMIRSNPGLSSRINTRIHFEDYAAPELAKIFESLCKQNQYRLPSEARHRLLVGLQALYEKRDRHFGNGRTVRNAFEDTVRCLADRIANQPELTESLLTTLLANDIRLPGISPQKLTDLVRRPHVLRIVCSGCERRVRMMPESLGRRVRCKQCEHIQLADWAEVEWIDETPSTTKS